A window from Leguminivora glycinivorella isolate SPB_JAAS2020 chromosome 16, LegGlyc_1.1, whole genome shotgun sequence encodes these proteins:
- the LOC125234887 gene encoding uncharacterized protein LOC125234887 yields MFCSRSNEIKPVFKENKNTKSFVAAGEGPRINSCLVCGQNHHVYQCSKFKSMSLEDRLVEVSKHKLCNNCLRAGHDGSQCTLKGSCRNCKKKHNSLLHCESVSNNNNKVATTDTAKRINSSVNMSTADDDESGQVMLCTAQVEVYCPKSNTTHLARALLDNASQSSFISESFKKKLNLPTNKIEPFDITGINKQKTEISERIQLKVRSRVNSYELDANCWVIPTIADDLPYVAIDVEKLDLPHVELADPLFYKPDEVDILLSGDKFFKVLKPDHVELGEGKPILQDSKFGWLVAGRTDESYNRCNVYCHLATTRRKTSLQDVDDSLKRFWEVENLPSDCKSLSIDEEFCETHYVENTVRLPDGRFSVQMPFKEKPEDALGNSYPIAMRRFLNLEKKLDKNPIVKNQYRDFLQEYADLGHMTEVGRPSFGCYLPHHCVIREQKETTKLRVVYDASALTSSGKSLNCIQAIGPVVQSDLFSILLRFRTNRFVLTADIEKMYRQVSLSEQQRHLQLILWRDQADQPVKIFQLNTVTYGMASAPFVTTRCLKQLALECQDEVTSNVIKNDFYIDDLNTGSSTHLPSLSFWWEGPSFLKKDSVEWPSMPQAPSDLPEVKALLTTVRDETSSFGAHNELGRVLRSSCHPVSDYAANESINFKFIPAYAPNFGGIWEAGVRAAKFHLKPIAGNANLTFEELTTLFVQIEAILNSRPITPLSSDPNDMNPLTPGHFLISRPLTSSVPSLPVTGNPATRYKRIELLRQQFWERWRREFMAELQQRVKWKTNQRGIQLGDLVLLKEDNLMPLQWRMGRVIHLYKGPDGVCRVADIQTEKGLIKRAVNKMCLLPTDPEPNDEGNNSKDDQTDP; encoded by the exons ATGTTTTGCAGTCGGTCAAATGAAATTAAACCTGTTTTTAAGGAAAACAAGAATACTAAGTCTTTTGTTGCAGCTGGCGAGGGACCACGAATTAATTCGTGTTTAGTATGTGGGCAGAACCACCATGTTTACCAGTGCTCCAAGTTTAAATCTATGAGTCTGGAGGACAGGCTCGTGGAGGTTTCAAAACATAAACTTTGTAACAATTGTCTTCGCGCGGGACATGATGGTTCTCAATGCACTTTAAAGGGTTCCTGTCGTAATTGTAAGAAAAAACACAATTCACTTTTACACTGCGAAAGCgtcagtaataataataataaggttgCAACTACCGACACTGCAAAACGTATAAACTCTTCCGTTAACATGTCAACTGCAGATGATGACGAGTCGGGTCAAGTTATGTTGTGCACGGCTCAGGTCGAAGTATATTGTCCTAAGAGTAATACTACTCATCTCGCTCGCGCGCTCTTAGACAATGCTAGTCAGTCGTCTTTCATCTCTGAGAGTTTTAAGAAAAAGTTAAATCTACCCACAAATAAAATTGAACCATTTGATATCACTGGGATCAATAAACAAAAAACGGAGATATCCGAACGTATCCAACTAAAGGTTAGGTCTCGCGTTAATTCGTATGAATTAGATGCTAATTGTTGGGTGATCCCCACAATTGCAGATGATCTTCCCTATGTAGCAATTGATGTTGAAAAATTGGATTTGCCCCATGTTGAGTTAGCCGATCCGTTGTTCTATAAACCGGATGAGGTCGACATTTTGTTGTCAGGGGACAAATTTTTCAAGGTTCTTAAACCTGATCATGTAGAGTTAGGAGAAGGAAAACCCATCCTACAAGATAGTAAGTTCGGATGGTTAGTAGCTGGTCGCACGGACGAAAGCTACAACCGATGCAATGTTTATTGTCATTTAGCCACTACAAGGCGCAAGACGTCACTACAAGATGTCGATGATTCTCTGAAGCGTTTTTGGGAGGTGGAAAATTTGCCTTCCGATTGTAAGTCTTTATCTATTGATGAAGAGTTTTGTGAAACTCATTATGTTGAAAATACAGTTCGTTTACCTGATGGTCGATTCTCTGTACAGATGCCATTCAAGGAAAAACCCGAGGATGCTCTCGGAAACTCATATCCTATAGCTATGAGACGTTTTTTAAACTTAGAAAAGAAGTTAGATAAAAATCCCATCGTCAAAAATCAATATCGCGATTTTTTGCAGGAATATGCCGATTTGGGACATATGACTGAAGTGGGACGGCCAAGTTTCGGGTGCTATTTGCCCCACCACTGTGTTATTCGTGAGCAAAAAGAAACTACCAAGCTTCGTGTCGTTTACGACGCTTCAGCTCTGACAAGCTCTGGCAAGAGTCTGAATTGCATTCAGGCTATAGGTCCGGTTGTGCAAAGTGACCTATTTTCAATTCTTTTGCGTTTCCGTACTAATAGGTTCGTTCTGACAGCTGACATAGAGAAGATGTACAGGCAGGTCTCCCTCAGCGAACAACAGCGCCACCTGCAGCTCATTTTGTGGAGAGACCAGGCTGATCAGCCTGTCAAGATTTTTCAGCTCAACACTGTTACGTATGGGATGGCTTCGGCACCTTTTGTCACCACAAGGTGTCTCAAGCAACTAGCTCTTGAATGTCAGGATGAAGTCACGTCTAACGTTATCAAAAATGATTTTTACATTGATGACCTCAACACAGGGTCGTCAACG CATCTGCCGTCTTTGTCTTTCTGGTGGGAAGGTCCTTCGTTTCTGAAGAAGGATTCTGTTGAGTGGCCTTCTATGCCTCAAGCTCCTTCAGACTTGCCTGAAGTCAAGGCGTTATTAACAACTGTCAGAGACGAAACCTCAAGTTTTG GCGCGCACAATGAGCTGGGTAGAGTTTTACGGTCCAGCTGTCATCCAGTTTCGGATTACGCGGCTAATGAATccattaattttaaattcattcccGCGTACGCGCCAAATTTCGGTGGCATATGGGAGGCCGGCGTCCGCGCAGCTAAGTTTCATTTAAAACCTATTGCGGGCAACGCGAACCTGACGTTTGAAGAGTTGACTACTCTTTTTGTGCAAATAGAGGCTATCCTCAACTCCAGACCAATCACTCCTCTCTCGTCAGACCCCAACGACATGAATCCCCTTACCCCAGGGCATTTTTTAATCTCTCGGCCATTGACTTCGTCTGTACCTTCTCTACCCGTCACGGGAAATCCAGCTACCAGATACAAGCGCATCGAGCTACTCCGGCAGCAATTTTGGGAGAGATGGCGTCGTGAATTCATGGCTGAACTTCAACAGCGCGTGAAATGGAAAACCAATCAGCGAGGAATCCAGCTTGGTGATCTCGTGCTTTTAAAAGAAGACAACCTGATGCCGCTACAATGGCGCATGGGCCGTGTCATTCATCTCTACAAGGGCCCTGATGGTGTTTGTCGGGTCGCTGATATACAAACAGAAAAAGGTCTAATCAAAAGGGCCGTAAACAAGATGTGTCTTCTGCCAACTGATCCTGAACCCAATGACGAGGGAAATAATTCAAAGGATGATCAGACCGATCCCTAA